GAGAATGAGAGTGCTACAGCTATTATTTGAGCAATTAaatttgaaagttcctgggctttCCAGTTACACAAGCTAGTATGTTACCTTTTTGCAGTACTTAGGTGGGTACTGACACACAAAGGCGCGAAAGAATTATTAGGAAATATTCATAacacattaagtgaaaaaaatccacaaataatacACACTTTACTTATACTAATGATTCCAGTTTTGTAAAACAAACGGACGtccactataaaaaaagaaaatgcagcacAACAGAAACAATAGTTACAGTTCAAGGGCCAGATGGGAGTGAGAAGgctgaatttaattttcttctctacgTTCCGCAAAGATGTTAGGGTCTGAGATTTTACCCTGCTTACCTTCCTAACCCTAACGCGTGGTAGGACTCCCGCCAAACAATAACAGGCTAATGTATACACCTGTTTCTGTTCCGTGGCAATCCTCACCCCCCCTGAGATAACACTCTCGCAGGGCTTAGAAGCCTTCACGTCTGGCTTATTTCTCCCACTCACTTCACCCCTTGCCCCAGCCACACACAGTCCCAGTTCTGGTTCACCAGGCACGCGTCTTTGCTTTCTCCATTCCCACACTCTACACCCACCCCTGCTCCTCCCAAAGCCCTAGAAGCTTCGATGTGGAGGAGGTGAGCGCCCCTGCGTGGGGGGCGACGCGCCACAGGGGACAGAGTTTAGAAGGCAGAATTAAGTGTCAGGCAACTCGGAACCCCAAGGTGTCGCTTACCTGCGGCGTCTGTGTCAACGCGGGGAGCTGCGGAGCGGCGGGGCGGAGCGGGGCCGGGCTcccgcggcggggcggggcggggcggggctccggcggcggggcggggccgggcgcaGCGGCTTCCCCGCCCCGGGGCGGTGCCGAGCCTCTGGGCCTCGTTATCTGCCGGCGCCCGGCCGCCCGCCCGCAGTCCAGGTCGCCGCCATGTCTTCCGGGGCCAGCGTGAGCGCCCTGCAGCGCCTGGTGGAGCAGCTCAAGCTGGAGGCCAGCGTGGAGAGGATCAAGGTGAGGCCCTCGCCAGCGCCTGGCCTCGGGGCGTGGAAACCGCCcgctcccgccccgccccggcaTCTGTGGGCCGGAGAAGAGGAGGCCGCGCCGGAGCCGGGGGCTGCGGGACCCGCCCGTTGGCGAGCGAGCCCGCAGGGTCCGCGGAGCAGCGGCGGGACGGGTGAGCCGCCCAGAGGACGTTGCTTTCGGTTCGGCCTCGTTGGGTCGGGGGCCGCGCGGTGGCGGCTTGAACCCAGGCGCCCGTGAGAGGCGGGGACGCGGGGGGCCCAAGGCGGGTCGACCGGCCTGGGGGCGCCGGGGAGACGCGCCTGTCCTCGCGAGGGTTGTCCGGGACCGAGAGCCCCGGGGGCGGTCTCGTTTCAGTGATGTGGACACAGTGACTCGGGTGCGGGGCCGACGCGAGGACACCGGGATCGCGGGGGACGCGCTAGTGGCCGGGATTCGGCTGGTGCGGGAGGATGGGGTCCAGAGCTGCGGAGGCGACTGCACCGACGGGCCTTGGTGATGGGTTGATAggatgagggaggaggagggcgcTGCTCGGGTTTCTGGCCTGGTGGGATGGATGGCGTTGCCATTCGCTACGGTAGACAGAGGAGATCATCTGATGCATCTAGTTTCGGATACGTGGACTTTGAGGGGATGCCCAGGAGGTGTTTGGCAGCCTGGGCTGAAACTCAAGAGAACAAAACCGAAAGAACATACAAGGGTGAAAACTGTAGAAAGAGACCAGATCGTGGAACCCAGGGACCGACCGAAAGAGGTGGTCTCGAGAAGAGCAGGAGCAAGAGAAAGCAAGGTTACCGAAGTGGGGAAGGAAGATGGGGTTTTCATAGATGTGGGACTTAGTCAACAT
The Sus scrofa isolate TJ Tabasco breed Duroc chromosome 1, Sscrofa11.1, whole genome shotgun sequence DNA segment above includes these coding regions:
- the GNG10 gene encoding guanine nucleotide-binding protein G(I)/G(S)/G(O) subunit gamma-10 isoform X1, with product MSSGASVSALQRLVEQLKLEASVERIKVRPSPAPGLGAWKPPAPAPPRHLWAGEEEAAPEPGAAGPARWRASPQGPRSSGGTGLSGSCRASAILHAKCLQGCPAGRYSNWKQPLPGAQILCFTLMTVGKKFTEECFQAQSGE